A genomic segment from Aegilops tauschii subsp. strangulata cultivar AL8/78 chromosome 1, Aet v6.0, whole genome shotgun sequence encodes:
- the LOC141041456 gene encoding uncharacterized protein, giving the protein MGKLPGCDKWRATFWGTTELLMLQPVRELPALERLTLNGNIADLGTFLNRCPRLRLVTRLSPQEFAFMHLLDAQGTQYTNVDLPCFPRTTSVKIDVHNICFTRLLDGEFSKLDRLSLTGCIINDLGTLLSRCPRLRVLKVMTAMSRHDIKVHSASLQELVFGPHTECRGIEIVTPMLKLLKMEVQADKDIRVFISAPLLEMVSWRRSYTGSPIVFGVWHLRNLSLERRQFLRDKHLQNPSSDGQRMLANNHVLFLDMCASDSSDAELDFAQEIQKNMATDFSVLNLSLKTMGHAYGATLLQLFSVLQVHSAMKILKVNLLMSKKSGSGVTQACSENCPCDSPKIWRSQSICMTHLEEVEIKGIKGEDHEFDALKLILKCALLLKRMTVGLEISVKSYRYCTKEINNISLEYPSVDFHVYRPGTLVLHARSSCT; this is encoded by the exons atgGGAAAACTCCcgggttgcgacaagtggcgcgcaaCCTTCTGGGGCACCACGGAGCTCCTCATGCTGCAGCCGGTCCGCGAGCTCCCCGCCCTCGAGAGGCTGACCCTTAACGGCAACATTGCCGACCTTGGCACCTTCCTCAACCGCTGCCCGCGACTGCGCTTGGTCA CGAGGCTGTCGCCGCAAGAGTTCGCCTTCATGCACCTGCTTGATGCACAAGGCACACAATACACCAATGTCGACCTGCCCTGCTTCCCCCGCACCACCTCCGTCAAGATTGACGTGCATAACATCTGCTTCACACGGCTGCTGGACGGCGAGTTCTCCAAGCTCGACAGGTTGTCCCTCACAGGATGCATCATCAACGACCTAGGCACCTTGCTCTCCCGCTGCCCTCGCCTGCGTGTGCTCAAGGTGATGACAGCTATGTCCAGACATGACATCAAAGTCCACTCAGCGTCGCTGCAGGAGCTTGTTTTTGGCCCCCATACGGAATGTCGTGGCATCGAGATCGTAACTCCCATGCTTAAGCTATTGAAAATGGAAGTCCAGGCCGACAAGGACATCCGGGTGTTCATCTCCGCGCCATTGCTGGAGATGGTCTCGTGGCGGCGCTCATACACAGGTTCGCCCATTGTGTTTGGTGTTTGGCACCTTCGAAATCTGAGCTTAGAGAGACGGCAGTTTCTCAGAGACAAGCACCTTCAAAATCCGAGCTCAGATGGACAGCGGATGCTCGCAAACAACCATGTCCTGTTCCTGGACATGTGTGCCTCG GACTCCTCAGATGCAGAACTGGACTTTGCACAGGAAATACAGAAAAATATGGCTACTGACTTCTCTGTTTTGAACCTAAGCCTCAAAACAATGGGTCACGCGTATGGAGCAACTTTGTTGCAGCTCTTTAGCGTGCTCCAGGTTCATAGTGCTATGAAAATACTTAAGGTCAACCTGCTGATGTCGAAGAAATCAGGTTCTGGA GTGACACAAGCATGCTCAGAGAATTGTCCTTGTGATTCCCCAAAAATTTGGAGAAGCCAAAGTATCTGCATGACTCATCTGGAAGAAGTGGAGATCAAGGGCATAAAAGGAGAGGATCATGAGTTTGATGCCTTGAAATTGATCCTCAAATGCGCGCTGTTGCTTAAAAGGATGACCGTGGGGCTGGAAATTAGTGTAAAATCATATCGCTATTGCACCAAGGAAATCAACAACATCTCGTTGGAGTATCCGTCCGTGGATTTCCATGTGTATCGCCCCGGTACACTGGTGCTCCATGCACGTTCATCATGCACCTAG